CCCGAGCCCGCCACGACTACGGCGACGACGACTGCCCCGGGCACCACGCTGGCGCTGGGGGAGTCCGGCACCGTTGCCTGGCAGGTCGATGCCGAGACGACCGGCACCGTCGACCTGGTCGTCTCGCAGGTCCAGCGCAAGGGGCGGAAGGTGCTGGCCGGCTGGGTGCCCGAGGACCAGATCGCCGATGCCATGCCCTACTTCGTGCGCGCGAGCGTCACCAACGCCGGCGAGACCGAGCTCGGCGGTGCCGCCCTGCCGCTCTACCTCAGGGACGTGAGCGGGGTGCTGACCCCGGCAGCAACGTTCGGCAGCGACTTCACGCGCTGCCCTTCGACGCCACTGCCGGAGTCGTTCGCTCCCGGTGAGTCGGCAGACATCTGCCTCGTCTACACCCTCGCGCCGAAGGTCGCGCCCGACGCGATGACATTCCAGCCGACGAGCACCGAGCTCGGGGTGGCCTGGCGGGTGGGGTGAGCCGGGCTGCCGAACAGTCGGCAGGTTTCCGGCCGAAATTCATGTGGACTGTTCGGTAGCGGGCCACGTCTGGTCGACAACACCATCGCTCGATTTCCGGACCTCCGGGCCTGGCGCCGACAATGGATCCCATGACCCTCTCCGCAGGCCTGACTCTTGGCCCGCTGACCGTGCCCGTCCCGGTGGTGCTCGCGCCGATGGCCGGCATCACCAACGCGGCGTACCGGCGCGTCTGCGCGGAGCAGGGCGCGGGCCTCTACGTGTGCGAGATGATCACCTCGCGAGGCCTGGTTGAGCGTGATGAGACGACCTTGAAGATGCTCGTCTTCGACGAGCTCGAGACCACGCGGTCGGTGCAGCTCTACGGCACCGACCCCGTCTACATCGGCAAGGCCGCCGAGATCCTCTGCGCCGAGTTCGGGGTCGACCACATCGACCTGAACTTCGGCTGCCCGGTGCCCAAGGTCACCCGCAAGGGCGGCGGAGGTGCGCTGCCGTGGAAGCGCGGCCTGCTCGCCGAGATCCTGACCTCCGCGGTGGCCGCCGCGACGCCGTACGACGTGCCCGTCACGATGAAGACCCGGAAGGGCCTCGACGACGACCACCTCACCTACCTCGACGCCGGGCGGATCGCCCAGGAGACCGGCGTGACCGCGATCGCCCTGCACGGGCGCACCGTCCAGCAGGCCTACTCCGGTGAAGCCGACTGGGACGCCATCGCCCGGCTCGTGGAGCACGTCGACATCCCGGTGCTCGGCAACGGCGACATCTGGGAGGCGGCGGACGCGCTGCGCATGGTCGAGCAGACCGGTGTCGCCGGTGTGGTCGTCGGGCGCGGCTGCCTGGGGCGGCCGTGGCTGTTCCGCGACCTCGCGGCAGCGTTCCGCGGCGAGACCGTGGCGACGCTGCCCGACCTCGGTGAGGTGCGCGCGATGATGCGCCGGCACGCCGAGCTGCTCAGCGAGCACATGGGGGAGGAGCGGGGCTGCAAGGAGTTCCGCAAGCACGTGTCGTGGTACCTCAAGGGCTTCGCCGCCGGCGGTCCGCTGCGGCACTCGCTGGCCCTGGTCGACTCGCTCGCAGCCCTCGACGAGCTGCTCGCCGAGCTCGACGGCGACGAGCCGTTCCCGGTGTCTGCGCTCGGCCTGCCGCGGGGCCGGCAGGGCGCTCCGCGCAAGCGCGTCGTCGTACCGGAGGGGTGGCTCGACGACACCGACGGCAGCGGCGCGCACGTCCCGGAGGACACCTCGGAGACGACCGGGGGATAACGGTCCGGTCACGCCATTATCACGAACGGGTGACGGAAGACACCCCCAGTTCGGGTCGCAGAAATGCAGACACCCGCAGGGGTGTGTGTTTGACTCTTCAATCGCGGCCTTCCGCTCGCCTTCATTCGCATCGTGGAGGGTCGCGTTCCCCCGAGTCAGCAACAGCAAAGGATCAGCGCTGTGGCACAACATCGCCACAAGCGGGAAGCCAATGCACGACGCGTTCCCCGCATCCCCCGTCTCTCGCAATTTCCCCGTATCCCCAGGTCAGCCCTCGTGGCCGCGCCGATCGCCGTCGTGGCGACCGCTTCCGCAGTGACCTTCGGCGTCGTCGCCGCCCAGCCGGACGCGGGCCGAGACCTGATGGCGTCGTCCGGTTTCCAGGCGTCCGTCGGTGGCTCCGGCGCCCGTGGCCCCGTCGTCACCCGTGGCTCGTCCCGGATGGCCAAGGCCGAGAAGCAGATCGACGCCGCTCGCCAGGAGATCAAGGCCACCAACGTCGCGGTCCGCAACGCCGACACCAAGCTGTGGACCACCGAGGAGCTCAACCTCTGGAGCGGTCCCGGCCGGGACGACGTCCGGCTCGGTGTGGTCAAGCCCAGCAAGCAGGTGCTCGT
This is a stretch of genomic DNA from Nocardioides sp. InS609-2. It encodes these proteins:
- the dusB gene encoding tRNA dihydrouridine synthase DusB, whose protein sequence is MTLSAGLTLGPLTVPVPVVLAPMAGITNAAYRRVCAEQGAGLYVCEMITSRGLVERDETTLKMLVFDELETTRSVQLYGTDPVYIGKAAEILCAEFGVDHIDLNFGCPVPKVTRKGGGGALPWKRGLLAEILTSAVAAATPYDVPVTMKTRKGLDDDHLTYLDAGRIAQETGVTAIALHGRTVQQAYSGEADWDAIARLVEHVDIPVLGNGDIWEAADALRMVEQTGVAGVVVGRGCLGRPWLFRDLAAAFRGETVATLPDLGEVRAMMRRHAELLSEHMGEERGCKEFRKHVSWYLKGFAAGGPLRHSLALVDSLAALDELLAELDGDEPFPVSALGLPRGRQGAPRKRVVVPEGWLDDTDGSGAHVPEDTSETTGG